The nucleotide window CCATCCTCTTTGCTTCTTTATTCTCCAGGTAATGAGAAGGTTCAAATTCAAGAACTTCCCCGGCAATCTGAGTGCTGAAAGGCGACGGGTCAAAGCTCTGAATTCGATCAATCCCTGATTCTCCTTTTTTCGCTTTATCCCAAAGCTGCTCTTTGCCGACACCTAAAGATGTGATAACATCCATCCCTGTGATGACTACTCTTTTCATTCTCCCCTCTCCAACGCCATGACATAACCGTCCCAGATTTTAAAAAAATCCTTCTTTTTGATTAGAACTTTTCCCAATGAAGGATCAATTAAGAGAAGTTCTTGCCTGCTGTTTGAGACAATCACCACAAAATGATTCCCATTAATGAAAGCAATGACCGGCTTTTTTATTCGCAGGAGATCTTTTTTCGTCAGCTTTAACCCGGTTGCCTTAAATCCTCTCATCTTTGCCTCATCGGCCAGGGCGAGCATACTTGTTCCCAGTGGTGAAACAGGTATCTTTTCAGCAATCTCCTTCTCAGTAACATTAACACCCAGAGATTTGAAAGCCAGGGCCAAAGAAGCCGGGCCACAAGTATAATCGGTGCTTTGTTGGTATCCTTTCTTAAGCAAAAGCCCCCCATAAGGCGTTAAAGAAGGGGGCCTTAATTGATCAAAAATAATCGGCTCTTTAATCTGATTGTAAGCCCGACTGACAAACTTGCTCGACCAGACTAAGGTAATAAGCAGGATCGTTATAGAAACAATAGTCTTAGCCCTGGTCACTGACGATCCTTCCATCGGCCAGAATGACTTGACGGTTAGCAAAACCGGCGACAGACTCATCATGGGTAACCATAAGAATCGCTGTTCCTTTTTTATTGAGCGTCTTAAGAATCTCCATAATCTGTCTTCCTGTCTTCTCATCTAAGTTCCCCGTGGGCTCATCTGCAAGAATGACAGAAGGGTCATTGACGATGGCCCGGGCAATAGCCACCCTTTGTTGTTCGCCACCGGAAAGCTCACTGGGCCTGTGATGGGCACGCTGTTTAAGCCCTACCTGATCCAGAACTCTATGGGCAAGCCTTTGATAGTCTCTTCTATCAAGGCTTCTATTGTATGAAAGGGCAAGTTCTATATTGCGTAAGGCAGTAAGATTCGGCAAGAGATTAAAGGTCTGGAAAACAAACCCGATCTCTTTGTTTCTAATCCTGGCAAGTTCATAGTCATTCATCTTGCTCACATCAATCCCCTTAAAAAGATAGCTCCCTGAACCGGCAATATCCAAGCAACCGATAAGATTTAGCAAGGTAGACTTGCCCGCCCCTGAAGTCCCCTTGATACTTACGAATTCCCCGCTTTCTATCTCTAAGCTAATATCCTTCAGGGCCTCCACAGCAATGGTCTTGCTCAAATAATAGCTCTTAGAAACTTCTTTCATCAAGATCATCTTTACTCATGTCTTAACGCTTCTATGGGATTAAGTCTGCTTGCCCGTTGGGCCGGATTTATTCCCGAAACAATACCAGTACAGGCCGAAAAGAGAAAGGCAATTATTGGAGCCCAGAAGGGAATAGCGATAGGTACTTTAAATAAAGGGGCTGCGACTATGATACCTATCACCCCAATTAAAAGCCCCAATATTCCACCTATCAAACTCAAAGATGTTGCCTCGATAAGAAATAGAAACAAGATGTCC belongs to bacterium and includes:
- a CDS encoding C39 family peptidase; the protein is MTRAKTIVSITILLITLVWSSKFVSRAYNQIKEPIIFDQLRPPSLTPYGGLLLKKGYQQSTDYTCGPASLALAFKSLGVNVTEKEIAEKIPVSPLGTSMLALADEAKMRGFKATGLKLTKKDLLRIKKPVIAFINGNHFVVIVSNSRQELLLIDPSLGKVLIKKKDFFKIWDGYVMALERGE
- a CDS encoding ABC transporter ATP-binding protein, with the translated sequence MILMKEVSKSYYLSKTIAVEALKDISLEIESGEFVSIKGTSGAGKSTLLNLIGCLDIAGSGSYLFKGIDVSKMNDYELARIRNKEIGFVFQTFNLLPNLTALRNIELALSYNRSLDRRDYQRLAHRVLDQVGLKQRAHHRPSELSGGEQQRVAIARAIVNDPSVILADEPTGNLDEKTGRQIMEILKTLNKKGTAILMVTHDESVAGFANRQVILADGRIVSDQG